GCTGATCACGCATCAGCTGCGGTCGGGGCGGACCGCGCTCACCGCCCCCGACCCGCCGCCCGGCGAGCCGTTCACCGGTCCTGGCGAAGTCCTCGTCCCCGGCGGCCCGTTCACCATGGGGACGTCCACCGAGCCGTGGGCCCTCGACAACGAACGCCCGGCGCACCACCGCATCGTCCCGCCGTTCTTCATCGACACGACTCCGGTGACGAACGGCGCGTACCGGCGCTTCATCGAGGACGGCGGCTACGAGCACCAGTGCTGGTGGGACCCGGAGGGCTGGGCGATGGTCCGCCGTCACAACCTGAGCGCGCCGCTGTTCTGGCGGCGCGAGGGCGGGCAGTGGCTGCGGCGGCGCTTCGGGACGGTCGAGCCGGTGCCTGACGACGAGCCGGTGCTGCACGTCAGCTGGTACGAGGCCGACGCGTACGCGCGGTGGGCGGGCCGGCGCCTGCCCAGCGAGGAGGAGTGGGAGAAGGCCGCACGGTACGACCCGGTGACCGACCGGTCGATGCGCTACCCGTGGGGCGACGCGGACCCCACTCCGGAACGCGCCAACCTGGGCCAGCGACACCTGCGCCCCGCGCCCGCCGGCAGCTACCCGGCCGGCGAATCGCCGCTCGGCGTACGCCAGTTGATCGGCGACGTGTGGGAGTGGACGTCCGGCGACTTCCTGCCCTATCCGGGTTTCGCCGCGTTCCCCTACCGCGAGTACTCGGACGTGTTCTTCGGTGGCGACTACAAGGTGCTGCGCGGCGGCGCGTTCTCCGTCGACGAGGTGGCGTGCCGCGGCACGTTCCGCAACTGGGACCACCCGGTGCGGCGGCAGATCTTCGCCGGGTTCCGCACCGCGCGGGACGC
The window above is part of the Streptomyces venezuelae genome. Proteins encoded here:
- the egtB gene encoding ergothioneine biosynthesis protein EgtB; translated protein: MTGSTTDPEATDPEALRERALAALLAARERTTLLTSCVEDDELTAQHSPLMSPLVWDLAHIGNQEEQWLLRAVAGREAMRPEIDPLYDAFEHPRAERPSLPLLAPAEARGYAAEVRGRALDVLERTPFRGSRLTDAGFAFGMIAQHEQQHDETMLITHQLRSGRTALTAPDPPPGEPFTGPGEVLVPGGPFTMGTSTEPWALDNERPAHHRIVPPFFIDTTPVTNGAYRRFIEDGGYEHQCWWDPEGWAMVRRHNLSAPLFWRREGGQWLRRRFGTVEPVPDDEPVLHVSWYEADAYARWAGRRLPSEEEWEKAARYDPVTDRSMRYPWGDADPTPERANLGQRHLRPAPAGSYPAGESPLGVRQLIGDVWEWTSGDFLPYPGFAAFPYREYSDVFFGGDYKVLRGGAFSVDEVACRGTFRNWDHPVRRQIFAGFRTARDAGPTETPSPGPA